From a single Mus caroli chromosome X, CAROLI_EIJ_v1.1, whole genome shotgun sequence genomic region:
- the LOC110287262 gene encoding rhox homeobox family member 1-like: MSRKYFYFDYDYYGVSFCEEEITTEPEEKVAYTSNSGGFVDEVTGTLKEGHQSSIGDHSYQGCGMPNTQDTGQEEPEETSKVAETSEQPLFRIPRKPYRFTPGQLWELQAVFEETQYPDALKRKELAKLLNVDEQKIKDWFNNKRAKCRKIQRNILGGKNITPTQEELRMKTLVGSKKIVIFQEQEGDGLFWEHQNVDTQNSPLSLLFS; the protein is encoded by the exons ATGTCCCGTAAGTACTTCTACTTCGACTACGACTACTATGGGGTGAGCTTCTGTGAGGAAGAAATCACGACTGAACCTGAGGAAAAGGTGGCCTACACATCAAACAGTGGCGGCTTCGTCGATGAAGTAACAGGCACCCTGAAAGAGGGCCACCAGAGCTCTATAGGCGACCATAGCTACCAAGGCTGTGGCATGCCTAACACCCAGGACACTGGGCAAGAAGAGCCCGAGGAGACCAGTAAGGTGGCCGAGACCAGTGAGCAGCCATTATTCAGGATTCCTCGGAAACCATACAGATTCACACCGGGACAGCTGTGGGAACTGCAAGCAGTGTTCGAAGAAACTCAGTATCCAGATGCCCTCAAAAG AAAAGAGCTGGCAAAGCTCCTGAATGTGGATGAACAGAAAATAAAG GATTGGTTCAACAATAAGAGAGCTAAATGTAGGAAGATTCAGAGGAATATACTGGGGGGCAAGAATATCACTCCTACCCAGGAAGAACTTCGCATGAAGACTTTGGTGGGATCCAAGAAAATCGTCATTTTCCAGGAGCAAGAGGGGGATGGGCTCTTCTGGGAACACCAGAATGTTGACACCCAAAACAGCCCTCTCTCCCTTCTATTCAGTTag